Below is a genomic region from Granulibacter bethesdensis CGDNIH1.
CCGGGCGGCAATGAACAGAAGGCCAAAGAGTTTATCACGGCCTTGTACAAAAATGTGCCTGTGCTTGATTCCGGTGCCCGTGGCTCAACCAATACTTTCATTCAACGCCATGTCGGCGATGTACTGATCGCTTGGGAAAATGAAGCCCTGCTGGCACAGCGTGACCTGGGCAAGGGAGAGTTCGAGATCGTCTATCCCTCGGAATCCATTCTGGCGGAGCCGCCGGTGGCGGTCGTCGATTCCGTGGTTGACAGGCATCATACGCGGGAAGCCGCCACAGCGTATCTGAACACGCTTTACACACCGGAGGCACAGGAGCTGATCGCAAAACATTATTTCCGCCCGTCTGACCCTGCCGTTCTGGCCCGATACAGCGCGACATTCAAACCGCTCAAGCTGTTCGATATTCGCAGCCTGGGTGGCTGGGCCACCGTTCAAAAGATCCATTTTGCCGAAGGGGGTGTGTTCGATAGTATCTACACACCCGTGAAACAGTAAGCTTGTCCGATGAGTCACCCTGAAAGCCTGACCATACCAGACCCGGTCCGGCCCGGCCTGAGCCTTAGCCGCACCATCTTCCGGTTTCCGGACAATCATGTCCTGCCCGGTTTCTGGCTGTCTTTCGGTGTGACCATGGGCTGGGTTTCTTCACTGGTTCTGTTACCTCTTCTGGCGCTGTTTGCAAAAGCATCCAGTGCCGGAATGGGGCAGATGCTGCATGCCGTACTGGCTCCACGGGCCCTGGCCGCGCTGGAGCTCAGCTTTGGCGTGGCAGCGATCGCCGCCCTCATTAACCTTCCGCTCGGCCTGCTGCTGGCATGGGTACTCGTGCGTATCCCTTTTCCCGGCCGCTCTGTGGCAGATGCGATTGTTGATCTGCCCTTTGCCCTGCCAACAGCTGTGGCCGGTATTACACTGGCCACGCTGTATGGCCCGTCCGGCTGGATCGGTGCGCCGCTGGCATCCATTGGTATCCAGATTGCCTTCACCCGTCTCGGTATTGTGCTGGCGTTGATTTTCATCGGCCTGCCTTTCGTGGTGCGCAGCGTTGCTCCCGTGCTTGCTGATTTTCCCGCCGAGCAGGAGGAAGCCGCTACCACCCTTGGCGCATCACCATGGCAGAGCTTCCGGCGGGTTATGCTGCCCGCCCTGTTGCCCGCTTTGCTCTCCGGCTTCGGACTGGCTTTCGCACGCGGGGTTGGCGAGTATGGCTCCGTGATTTTCATTTCGAGCAATATCCCGATGGTCAGTGAAATCGCACCGACCCTGATTGTCTCCGAATTACAGGAATTCCACTACGCATCGGCCGCCTGCATAGGACTGGTCATGCTGGCCGGTTCCGCTCTCAGCCTTGTGCTGGTTGCCGCACTGCAACGGCACTGGGCATCCCCCGCCTCCCGCAAGCATCGCCTTGTCGCCGGAGGTCAGAAATGACCCGGAAAAAACATCTGCACGCCGGCAATATTCTCTGCCTGCTTGCGGGATTACTGATCGTGATCGGTTTTCTGCTGCTGCCGCTGATTGCGGTGTTTGCCGAAGCGTTGCGGGGGGGAGTTTATGTTGCTCTCAATTCCCTGAGCGACCCGGATGCGCTCTCGGCCATCAGACTGACCTTGCTGGTGACCGCCATTGCCGTGCCGGTCAATACGCTGTGCGGGATCGCCGCCGCCTGGGTGCTGAGCAAATTCTCCTTTCCCGGCCAGAAGCTGCTCTCCATGCTGATCGACCTGCCGCTCAGCATCTCGCCGGTCGTGGCCGGTCTGGTGTGGATCCTGCTGTTCGGCACACGCGGCTGGTGGGGGGCGGCCCTTCAACAGCATGGTATTCAGATTGCCTTCGCCACACCGGGTATCGTGCTGGCCACGCTGTTCGTCACCTTTCCCTATGTCGCACGCACCATCCTGCCGCTGATGCAGTCTCAGGGCACAGAGCAGGAGGAAGCCGCC
It encodes:
- a CDS encoding sulfate ABC transporter permease encodes the protein MTRKKHLHAGNILCLLAGLLIVIGFLLLPLIAVFAEALRGGVYVALNSLSDPDALSAIRLTLLVTAIAVPVNTLCGIAAAWVLSKFSFPGQKLLSMLIDLPLSISPVVAGLVWILLFGTRGWWGAALQQHGIQIAFATPGIVLATLFVTFPYVARTILPLMQSQGTEQEEAAVMLGAGFGTMLRRIVVPDIGWALLSGVLLCTARAMGEFGAVSVISGHIPGVSETMPVHIQTLYDGYQSAAAFAMAAVLALSSIAFLALRRLISVVNR
- the cysT gene encoding sulfate ABC transporter permease subunit CysT, with amino-acid sequence MSHPESLTIPDPVRPGLSLSRTIFRFPDNHVLPGFWLSFGVTMGWVSSLVLLPLLALFAKASSAGMGQMLHAVLAPRALAALELSFGVAAIAALINLPLGLLLAWVLVRIPFPGRSVADAIVDLPFALPTAVAGITLATLYGPSGWIGAPLASIGIQIAFTRLGIVLALIFIGLPFVVRSVAPVLADFPAEQEEAATTLGASPWQSFRRVMLPALLPALLSGFGLAFARGVGEYGSVIFISSNIPMVSEIAPTLIVSELQEFHYASAACIGLVMLAGSALSLVLVAALQRHWASPASRKHRLVAGGQK